CACACTTCGGGGTCTCGAATCGTCCGTTTTTTAAACAGACGTCTCATGGTATAGTCATCCTGAAAATCACCCATGGGAACACGATTGTTTTTCTTAAGTTCTTTCCGGTTTATATTCCGTGTTTACTTTGTAATGTAAATCAAATAAGTCGCGTCTTCGGTCTCGCAGCTGCCTTACGGTTCCGGACTTGCGCTGCCTGCGGAGAATCTCGAGGTCTACATCGCCGACAACTACCGTTTCCACATTGGCATTACACTCTCCTACGATCCCGTCACGTGCAAATTCAAAGTCAGACGGTGTAAAAATTCCAGACTGTGCATACTGGATATCCATATTTTCCACTTGTGTTAAGTTCCCTACGGTTCCTGCGATTACCGTATACACCTGGTTTTCAACGGCACGAGCCTGGGCACAGTAACGGACTCGCAGATAGCCTTGACGGTCATCTGTACAGAATGGAACAAAGATAATGTTGGCGCCCTGATCAACCGCGTAGCGGGCTAATTCAGGAAATTGGATGTCATAGCAGATCTGGATTGCAATTTTTCCGCAATCCGTATCAAATACTTTGACAGCATCCCCTGGCTGAATCCCCCACCATGTTCGCTCATTTGGAGTTACGTGGATTTTATATTGTTTTTCAATCGTTCCATCTCTTCTAAATAAGTATGATATATTGTAGATCTTTTCATTTTCTTCAACAAAATGAGAGCCTCCGACAATATTCACATTGTATTTTACCGCTAAGTGAGTGAACATTTCAATATATTCTTCTGTATACTCGGATAAACGTCTTACCGCTTTTGAAGGCACTTTCTCCTCTAGAAATGACATCAGCTGCGTTGTAAAAATTTCCGGGAAGACGGCAAAGTCAGAGCCGTAATCTGCGGCCACATCAACATAGTACTCACACTGGCGGCTGAATTCTTCAAAAGAGTCGATCGTTTTCATCATATACTGAATAACCATAATTCTTACAGGATGGCTCGTCTTAAAATGCCGCTTCGTACGAGCCCGGTAGTCGATATTGTTCCACTCCATAAGCGTTGCATATTTAGAAGACATTTTATCGTCCGGCAAATAATTAGGGTTAATCCGCATAACCGTAAAGCCGTTCATAATTTGAAAAGTTAACACAGGGTCGTAGATGTTCTGACTTCTTACTTCTTCTACATACTCTCTTGGCGACATATCCTTTTCATACTTATGGTAATTCGGTATTCTTCCGCCGATGATTACACTTTTTAAATTATATTCTCTGGCCAGGTCTTTACGTGCCTCATAAAGACGACGGCCAATTTTCATACCTCTGAATTCCGGGTGAACCATTACTTCTATTCCATACAAGTTATAGCCGTCGGGGTCATGGTTTGTAATATAGCCTTCATCCGTAATATCATCCCATGTATGTTTATCATCATATTCATCGAAATTGACAATTAAACTTGAGCAGCTGCCGATGATTTGGCCATCAAATTCCACGACAAACTGTCCTTGTGGAAAATGGCGCAAGTGGCTCTCTAAATGTTCCCGTTTCCACGGCTCCATATTAGGAAAGCAGGCTTCCTGAAGCTTAAATATCTGATCAATATCGCGTTCCTGTGTATTTCGTACAATCATTTTTTTCTCGAATTGAGACAAATCAAGCTTAGACATTGCATAATTCCTTTCTGTAATTGTACTAAACTCTGTGATGTTACTATCGTACAGAATGATCTGAACATCTGTCTATCTTAACGAAGCTTTTTGACATACCAGGAAATTAAACCATTCCACTTGCTGTTAAAAAGTTTTTTGCGCCAATATAAATCCGCTGCTTGTACCACGATATTATTTCGGGCAGGATAGGGATGCACGACATTTGATAATGACTGGAATTTCTTGTTCAGAGCCATGAGTGTCCCAATTTCC
This window of the Halobacillus sp. Marseille-Q1614 genome carries:
- a CDS encoding GNAT family N-acetyltransferase — translated: MSKLDLSQFEKKMIVRNTQERDIDQIFKLQEACFPNMEPWKREHLESHLRHFPQGQFVVEFDGQIIGSCSSLIVNFDEYDDKHTWDDITDEGYITNHDPDGYNLYGIEVMVHPEFRGMKIGRRLYEARKDLAREYNLKSVIIGGRIPNYHKYEKDMSPREYVEEVRSQNIYDPVLTFQIMNGFTVMRINPNYLPDDKMSSKYATLMEWNNIDYRARTKRHFKTSHPVRIMVIQYMMKTIDSFEEFSRQCEYYVDVAADYGSDFAVFPEIFTTQLMSFLEEKVPSKAVRRLSEYTEEYIEMFTHLAVKYNVNIVGGSHFVEENEKIYNISYLFRRDGTIEKQYKIHVTPNERTWWGIQPGDAVKVFDTDCGKIAIQICYDIQFPELARYAVDQGANIIFVPFCTDDRQGYLRVRYCAQARAVENQVYTVIAGTVGNLTQVENMDIQYAQSGIFTPSDFEFARDGIVGECNANVETVVVGDVDLEILRRQRKSGTVRQLRDRRRDLFDLHYKVNTEYKPERT